Genomic window (Oncorhynchus mykiss isolate Arlee chromosome 28, USDA_OmykA_1.1, whole genome shotgun sequence):
taccggtactccctgtatatagcctccacattgactctgtaccggttcccccagtatatagcctccacattgactctgtaccagtaccccctgtatatagcctccacattaactctgtaccggtaccccctgtacatagcctccacgttgactcagtaccggtactccctgtatatagcctccacattgactctgtaccagtaccccctgtatatagcctccacattaactctgtaccggtaccccctgtacatagcctccacgttgactcagtaccggtactccctgtacatagcctccacattgactctgtaccggtactccctgtatatagcctccacattgactctgtaccgctaccccctgtacatagcctccgcgttgactcagtaccggtactccctgtacatagcctccacatagactctgtaccggtaccccctgtatatagcctccgcgttgactcagtaccggtactccctgtacatagcctccacattgactctgtaccggtactccctgtacatagcctccacatagactctgtaccggtaccccctgtatatagcctccgcgttgactcagtaccggtactccctgtacatagcctccacattgactctgtaccggtaccccctgtatatagcctccacattgactctgtaccggtaccccctgtacatagccacattgactctgtaccagtaccccctgtatatagcctccacgttgactctgtaccggtaccccctgtatatagcctccacattgactctgtaccggtactccctgtacatagcctccacattgactctgtaccggtaccccctgtatatagcctccgcattgactctgtaccggtactccctgtatatagcctccgcgttgactctgtaccggtaccccctgtatatagcctccacattgactctgtaccggaaccccctgtatatagcctccgcattgactctgtaccggtactccctgtatatagcctccacattgactctgtaccggtaccccctgtacatagcctccacattgactctgtaccggtactgcctgtatatagcctccgcgttgactctgtaccggtaccccctgtatatagcctccacgttgactctgtaccggtaccccctgtatatagcctccacattgactctgtaccggtactccctgtatatagcctccacattgactctgtaccggtaccccctgtatatagcctccgcgttgactctgtaccggtactccctgtatatagcctccacattgactctgtaccggtactccctgtatatagcctccacattgactctgtaccggtaccccctgtatatagcctccacattgactctgtaccggtaccccctgtatatagcctccacattgactctgtaccggtaccccctgtatatagccacattgactctgtaccagtaccccctgtatatagcctccacgttgactctgtaccggtactccctgtatatagcctccacattgactctgtaccggtaccccctgtatatagcctccgcgttgactcagtaccggtactccctgtatatagcctccacattgactctgtaccggtactccctgtatatagcctccgcgttaactctgtaccggtaccccctgtacatagcctccgcgttgactctgtaccggtactccctgtatatagcctccacattgactctgtaccggtactccctgtatatagcctccacattgactctgtaccggtaccccctgtacatagcctccacattgactctgtaccggtactccctgtatatagcctccgcgttgactctgtaccggtactccctgtatatagcctccacattgactctgtaccggtaccccctgtatatagcctccacattgactctgtaccggtaccccctgtatatagcctccacattgactctgtaccggtactccctgtatatagcctccacatagactctgtaccggtaccccctgtacatagcctccacattgactctgtaccggtactccctgtacatagcctccacattgactctgtaccggtactccctgtatatagcctccacatagactctgtaccggtaccccctgtatatagcctccgcgttgactcagtaccggtactccctgtacatagcctccacatagactctgtaccggtaccccctgtatatagcctccgcgttgactcagtaccggtactccctgtacatagcctccacattgactctgtaccggtactccctgtacatagcctccgcattgactctgtaccggtactccctgtatatagcctccgcgttgactctgtaccggtaccccctgtatatagcctccacattgactctgtaccggaaccccctgtatatagcctccgcattgactctgtaccggtactccctgtatatagcctccacattgactctgtaccggtaccccctgtacatagcctccacattgactctgtaccggtactgcctgtatatagcctccgcgttgactctgtaccggtaccccctgtatatagcctccacgttgactctgtaccggtactccctgtatatagcctccacattgactctgtaccggtactgcctgtatatagcctccgcgttgactctgtaccggtaccccctgtatatagcctccacattgactctgtaccggtactccctgtatatagcctccacattgactctgtaccggtaccccctgtatatagcctccacattgactctgtaccggtaccccctgtatatagcgtccacattgactctgtaccggtaccccctgtatatagccacattgactctgtaccagtaccccctgtatatagcctccacgttgactctgtaccggtactccctgtatatagcctccacattgactctgtaccggtaccccctgtatatagcctccgcgttgactcagtaccggtactccctgtatatagcctccacattgactctgtaccggtactccctgtatatagcctccgcgttaactctgtaccggtaccccctgtacatagcctccgcgttgactctgtaccggtactccctgtatatagcctccacattgactctgtaccggtactccctgtatatagcctccacattgactctgtaccggtaccccctgtacatagcctccacattgactctgtaccggtaccccctgtgtatagcctccacattaactctgtaccgctaccccctgtattttgcctccacattaactctgtaccggtacccctgtatatagcctccacattaactctgtacccgtaccccctgtacatagcctccacattgactctgtaccggtaccccctgtgtatagcctccacattaactctgtaccggtaccccctgtatatagcctccacattaactctgtacctgtaccccctgtacatagcctccacattaactctgtaccggtaccccctgtatatagcctccacattaactctgtaccggtaccccctgtgtatagcctccacattaactctgtacccgtaccccctgtatatagcctccacattaactctgtaccggaaccccctgtatatagcctccacattaactctgtacccgtaccccctgtatatagcctccacattaactctgtacccgtaccccctgtatatagccccactattgttgtttactgctgctctttaattatttgtttttcttatctcttacttttttaaggtattttcttaaaactgcattattggttaagggcttgtaatgaagcatttcactgtaaggtctacacgtgttgtattcggcgcatgtgacaaatacaatttgatttgattcgattttaaTCAGAGGGTAGGAGGAAAGGACAGGACACAGACAAGCCCATACTACACCATAACAAGTTGTCAATACAGGACAGCTCACGAGCACAGGCACGTGCCATCCGCATGTGGGTGCCAACCAGCAAGGGCCAGAGTTTGTGTTTGTGTCCTACCTGTGTGAGAGGTACAGGGCGGGGCACGACagggtgggtggggagggagggagctcagGGTCCAGGTGTAGGATGAGGGGGGTTAGGAATGCTGAGCGTCTATACCTGCTGGGCTGAGCACCAGGGCCTGCAGAATGTCAGACAGGGAGACGATGCCCTCGATGGCCGAACGATCATCCACCACCACCAACCGAtggacctgacacacacacacacaaagttagagagaaagagaaaaagagaggaagaggcgtgTGTGTTAGAACTCACCTCTGCTTTGACAATCCTGTCCACGATGGTCTCCAGTGTGTCCAGCTTGTGGCACTGCATGACCCCCTCAAAGTACTGGCAGCGATGCCTCAGAGCCTGGGTCACGGTGAGGTCCAGGTTATTATATGTCTTCTCTGCTGCCAGGTTCTAcatgatacatacacacactcatatggaTCTATTTTGAAGGAAAATATTCACAATATATTGTTGAGGGAGGAAGTCAGGTGATTACCAAGATGTATTAAGATCATCAATATTTAGTAACCACTTACTATGACATCAAATTTGGAGTAAATATCCACCACTTTCCCTGTGAGGAGATTGAAACATAACCATTAGGCTTCACCACGAGAGTTAAACTGAATCTTTTAAAGCATCTTTGAACAACAGCTGTCACAAAGTGTTTTACAGTAACACGTACCAGATACGTCCACCACAGGCAGGGCAGACACCCTCCTCTCTACGAAGATCTGCAGGGCCTTGATGATGGGTGTGTCAGGGTGGATGAAAGCTATGTTCTTGTAGGTACCGATGCCCAGCTCCCCCAGGGTCTGCTTCATAAAGGCTGGCTTGGGCATCTCGCGCCCCTGGAACAACACAACATAGCGAGAGAGACACTTTCAGTTTCTATTCACCTTCTTCTCCAACTCCAAGGGCAGTGTTCAAGTAAAAGCAGAGTTGTCAGATTATTGTCCAACTCCAAGGGCAGTGTTCAAGTAAAAGCAGAGTTGTCAGATTATTGTCCAACTCCAAGGGCAGTGTTCAAGTAAAAGCAGAGTTGTCAGATTATTGTTTCAAGAAAGACCGTTTTTCTTATATTCTTCCCCAATGGGACTAGTGTGTATTATCATAAAACCTAATGTCAGGTTGTCAGTAATGGTTAGAGACTTACAAAGAGCTGTAGGAACTTGAGGATCCTCTTGTGTGTGAGGATGTAAAGTGGGTTTCCCGTAACAGGGTCGATGACAGGCAGA
Coding sequences:
- the LOC100653470 gene encoding 5'-AMP-activated protein kinase subunit gamma-2 isoform X5, which codes for MLEKLELDDDGVAAEPDSDIYMRFMKSHSCYDIVPTSSKLVVFDTGLQVKKAFYALVANGVRAAPLWDSERQCFVGMLTITDFIIILHRYYKSPLVQIYELEDHKLETWREVYLQETFKPLVNISPESSIFDAVYSLIKNKIHRLPVIDPVTGNPLYILTHKRILKFLQLFGREMPKPAFMKQTLGELGIGTYKNIAFIHPDTPIIKALQIFVERRVSALPVVDVSGKVVDIYSKFDVINLAAEKTYNNLDLTVTQALRHRCQYFEGVMQCHKLDTLETIVDRIVKAEVHRLVVVDDRSAIEGIVSLSDILQALVLSPADACREEGLLE
- the LOC100653470 gene encoding 5'-AMP-activated protein kinase subunit gamma-2 isoform X4 → MAWLMNFYGLFEGMLEKLELDDDGVAAEPDSDIYMRFMKSHSCYDIVPTSSKLVVFDTGLQVKKAFYALVANGVRAAPLWDSERQCFVGMLTITDFIIILHRYYKSPLVQIYELEDHKLETWREVYLQETFKPLVNISPESSIFDAVYSLIKNKIHRLPVIDPVTGNPLYILTHKRILKFLQLFGREMPKPAFMKQTLGELGIGTYKNIAFIHPDTPIIKALQIFVERRVSALPVVDVSGKVVDIYSKFDVINLAAEKTYNNLDLTVTQALRHRCQYFEGVMQCHKLDTLETIVDRIVKAEVHRLVVVDDRSAIEGIVSLSDILQALVLSPADACREEGLLE